One genomic segment of Drosophila willistoni isolate 14030-0811.24 chromosome 2R unlocalized genomic scaffold, UCI_dwil_1.1 Seg200, whole genome shotgun sequence includes these proteins:
- the LOC6643715 gene encoding BAG family molecular chaperone regulator 2: MNKDYLKGMVGGDLLASNQLPEEETRGETCAITGPNSESRALEKRANANAKFVSIMDQLDAGVEKFRKDALNLQEIRDYLLMSMDLIKGNEMLQNMNEEEREESMLYIQRVSSRLATVELNVQTLRDPSQEESLSQINAQIDTMIKLGDPVMSRQRCQMYLNACCSSSAGLTEDLDAALESDVGPIDKKFESVLLGCTLDDQKNIKKRLVALFRYLKKQTVST; this comes from the coding sequence ATGAATAAAGATTACTTAAAAGGAATGGTAGGGGGAGATCTGTTGGCGTCCAATCAATTGCCTGAAGAAGAAACTAGAGGAGAAACTTGCGCCATTACCGGTCCAAATTCGGAAAGCCGAGCTCTGGAGAAACGGGCAAATGCTAATGCAAAATTTGTTAGCATTATGGATCAATTGGATGCAGGTGTGGAAAAGTTTCGCAAGGACGCTTTGAATTTACAGGAGATCAGGGATTACTTATTGATGTCGATGGATCTAATCAAAGGCAATGAAATGCTACAAAATATGAATGAAGAAGAGCGTGAGGAGAGCATGTTATACATCCAACGCGTTAGCTCCCGTCTGGCCACAGTGGAGCTAAATGTCCAAACTCTACGCGACCCTTCGCAGGAGGAGTCACTTAGCCAGATCAATGCCCAAATCGACACCATGATCAAACTGGGGGATCCCGTGATGTCACGTCAACGTTGTCAAATGTATCTGAATGCCTGTTGCAGTAGCAGCGCTGGCCTAACTGAGGACTTGGATGCTGCTCTCGAATCGGATGTGGGACCAATAGACAAGAAATTTGAAAGTGTTCTACTTGGCTGCACCCTGGACGATCAGAAGAACATTAAGAAGCGGTTGGTTGCATTGTTCCGTTATCTAAAAAAGCAAACTGTTAgcacttaa
- the LOC6643716 gene encoding ATP-dependent (S)-NAD(P)H-hydrate dehydratase: MSKLVEVPVLMPNLLKLFRTLVPKLTKEKYKGQYGRIGVVGGSLEYTGAPYFAAISSMKIGADLAHIFCQSNAATSIKCYSPDLIVHPVLDKENAVELTKPWIERLHVVIIGPGLGREPKILKTTAAIMKLCLDAEKPLVIDADGLFLLNDEFDMVCGQRNVVLTPNDIEFRRLFGEDVLVSQDKINRLGDGVVVLRKGAIDKIYIPQTNEVHTLPEGGSGRRCGGQGDLLCGSLATFLCWSLQTNQQNPAFLAACASSYFIKTLNYVTFQKLGRSLMASDMIIEMPTVFKNEFENTKEDLPCD; this comes from the coding sequence aTGTCCAAGTTAGTTGAAGTCCCAGTTCTAATGCCAAACTTGTTGAAACTTTTTCGAACTCTTGTGCCCAAATTGACAAAGGAGAAATATAAAGGACAGTATGGTCGAATAGGTGTAGTAGGTGGTTCCTTGGAGTATACAGGAGCGCCCTACTTTGCAGCAATAAGTTCAATGAAAATCGGTGCTGACTTGGCTCACATCTTCTGTCAATCAAATGCCGCCACAAGTATTAAATGCTACAGTCCTGATCTAATCGTACACCCTGTGCTAGATAAAGAGAATGCTGTGGAGCTGACAAAACCTTGGATCGAACGGCTACATGTTGTTATTATCGGACCTGGGCTAGGAAGAGaaccaaaaatattgaaaactaCTGCCGCTATTATGAAACTCTGTCTTGATGCGGAAAAGCCTCTGGTAATAGACGCTGATGGATTGTTTCTATTGAACGACGAATTTGATATGGTGTGTGGACAGCGAAACGTTGTCCTTACACCCAATGACATTGAGTTCCGTAGATTATTTGGTGAGGACGTTCTTGTCTCGCAGGACAAGATAAATCGACTTGGAGATGGAGTTGTGGTTTTAAGAAAAGGCGCAATAGATAAAATTTACATACCACAAACTAATGAAGTTCACACATTGCCTGAAGGCGGTTCAGGACGTCGGTGCGGTGGTCAAGGAGACTTGTTATGTGGATCTCTGGCAACGTTTCTTTGTTGGTCCTTACAAACAAATCAACAGAATCCAGCTTTCTTGGCAGCTTGTGCATCCAGTTACTTTATAAAGACACTAAATTATGTAACGTTTCAAAAACTGGGAAGAAGTTTAATGGCAAGCGACATGATTATTGAAATGCCAACTGTTTTTAAgaatgaatttgaaaatacTAAAGAAGATCTACCTTGTGACTAA
- the LOC6643717 gene encoding partner of bursicon: MHVQELILIVAVLLPSCLKALRYSQGTGDENCETLKSEIHLIKEEFDELGRMQRTCNADVIVNKCEGLCNSQVQPSVITPTGFLKECYCCRESFLKEKVITLTHCYDPDGTRLSSPEMATMDIRLREPTECKCFKCGDFTR; this comes from the exons ATGCATGTTCAGGAATTGATATTGATTGTTGCGGTATTGTTGCCATCGTGCTTGAAGGCATTGCGCTATAGCCAGGGCACCGGCGATGAGAACTGCGAGACATTGAAATCCGAAATCCATTTGATCAAGGAGGAATTCGATGAGCTGGGACGGATGCAAAGGACCTGCAACGCCGATGTCATAGTGAATAAATGCGAGGGCTTGTGCAATAGTCAGGTGCAGCCATCGGTAATAACGCCAACGGGGTTTCTGAAA GAGTGTTATTGTTGTCGCGAAAGTTTTCTCAAAGAGAAGGTTATCACTCTCACCCATTGCTATGATCCAGATGGCACTCGTCTAAGCTCACCCGAAATGGCCACCATGGATATACGCCTAAGGGAGCCCACCGAATGCAAATGTTTCAAATGCGGCGACTTTACGCGCTAA